The following nucleotide sequence is from Paenibacillus andongensis.
GCTCTACGATATTAACTGCTTCTTTCGTATCCTTATATTTGTCAACTAACCATTTCCCTGCGCTCCGGCCTTCTTCTACGAAATCCGAACCAATGAACGTTCTGTAAAGGGAAGTATCTTTGGAATCTACTGCTCTATCCGTTAAGATAACTGGAATGCCAGCATCTTTCGCTTCTTTTAATACTGTGTCCCAACCGGACTCTACCACTGGTGAGAATGAGATGATATCTACTTTTTGTTGGATGTATGTACGAATAGCTTTGATTTGATTTTCTTGTTTTTGTTGCGCATCGGAGAATTTCAATTCAATGCCAGCTTCCTTCGCGGAATCTTGAACTGATTTGGTATTAGCTGAACGCCATCCACTTTCAGCACCTACTTGCGCAAAACCCATTGTGATCTTCTTGTCCGCTTTAGCAGTAGCCACCGCTGCTGTACTTGGGCTTACAGTCGCAGCTGCAGATGTGCTGCTTGCTGTCTTGCTTTCTCCTGAATTACCACAAGCTGCTGTGAACATCATCATTAATGAAGCTACTAATACTACCCCTAGAGACTTTTTCATTTATTTTTCCTCCCTTATTTCACCTGTTTGCTTCGGTGTAACTAAAGTATAGGGTACGAATCGTGAAAGGGTATACGGAGTTTCATTGACACTTCTTATAAATTATTATTCATTTTTTGATCAACCCGATTTAAAACTTAAATTTTCTATTCCAAAAGTGTAGTTTTTTGTTCGATGATTGCGTTTTCAAAATGATTGATTCATAATTTATAATAAGAATTCGACAAATTGGAACCAATGAAAGGTTATCCTAATATGGGCATATATCGGAAAATAACGTCTAGCCTTCGAGCCAAACTTCTAACCATGTTTGTTATACTCACTTGTCTTCCGTTAATTGTCGTTGGCCTCATTTCCTATAATAAATCGTACAATACGGTATTTAATAACAGCAAATCGGCAACCATGATGCTTGCTGCGCAATTAGCGACGGATATTGACAATGTATTTACAGATACGAAAAAGCTCCTTGAATTGGAAAAAAACCCCAATGTTCTGCATTTTTTATTTTCACAAACGGATTCGAATTTAGATGCAAGAGAAATTTTGCAAACTATGTCTTCCTATAGAGAAACTTACCAATACGATAGTGTGCTAAACATTACCATGATTAATCTATATGGCCGAGGGATTAGCGAAAGGAAGGGAGTATTTCAACTAAATAGAAATGCATTACGTAATCCGCATTTTGAGTATCTGATTCAAAATCCTGAGGCTGTCTTGAACATCCCGCCTGATGATCCCTCTTCATTAGATCCTCTGGACGGTTTTCAATATAAAAATCATCATATTATTTCAATCGTATCCACAGTTAAACAGCGGGTTACCCATGAAGTAATAGGATTCATTATTATCGATGTCGATGACAGTATCGTGAAAAGGTTTTATGACAACGTTACAATTGGAAAAAGCGGATTTTTCTATGTCGCAGATAACATTGGTAATGCCATTTTCTTACCATCCAAAGCAGCCAATTATTCAAAGTGGTTACATAATAAAAACATTTCTTCTATAATCGAAAACAAAAATAATGAATATGTGGACTCTTCAGAAGGTAAACCAGAATTTATTGTAACTTCCCCATCAACGTCCACAGGCTGGAATATCGTAGGGGTAGTACCGCTGCAAGAAATTGTTGAGGAAGCCAATTCCATTCGCCAACTCATCATCATTAGCGTTATGCTTAGCATCATTTTTGCTATAACATTGCATTTCTTCGTCTCTACACGCCTGACTCGACCTGTTCGAATATTAAAAAACAAAATGCAGCTCGCTGCATCTGGCTTTCTTGAAGCTAAAGTCGTACTTGCCGGTACGGATGAAATTTCGGATTTGGGAAACAGTTTCAATATTATGATCGGGAAAATTCGCATGTTGCTTGACCAGAGCATTAAAGAACAGCAAGAAATCAAAAAATCAGAGCTCAGGGCCTTACAGGCACAAATTAACCCGCATTTTTTATACAATACGTTGGATTCCATTCTTTGGCTGGCGCAATCAGAAAAAAAGGATCAAGTTGTCCAAATGGTCATGGCTTTATCTAAACTGTTTCGTATTAGCTTAAGTAAAGGAAGAGATTGGATCACCCTGGAAAAAGAAATCGAACATCTTCAAAGCTATTTGACCATTCAGCAGATGCGCTATCGGGATATTCTCGACTATGAAATTGCCATAGATTCAAGCCTACATTCTTTACTTATACTTAAAATGACTTTACAACCGATTGTTGAAAATGCCCTTTATCATGGACTAAAAAACAAACGTGGAAAAGGATTGATTCGAATCACGGCCAGGATTGGAGATGAGGATAATTTCCTTATCGTGATAGAAGATAATGGAAAAGGCATTTCTGAAGATCGGCTTGGGCAGCTGCGGAAAGATTTAATGGAACCTCATACGCCCAAAGAAACTGGAAATGAAGTATCCGGAGGGTTCGGATTGCACAATGTTCATAGACGAATTCGCTTATATTACGGAGAAGCTTATGGCGTACAGGTAGACAGTATCGAAGGTGAAGGAACCATTGTTACGATTCGAATACCGTGTGATTGGGGTTGAATTTGAGTGAAAAAAATATTACTTGTAGACGATGAAATATTAATTAGAGAAATCATTCGTGATTGTGTGGATTGGGAAAAGGAAGGGTTTATTTACTGTGGAGATGCATCCGATGGCGAGGTTGCTCTTCCCATCATAGAGCGAGTACAACCCGACATCTTAATCACGGACATTTTGATGCCTTTCATGAACGGCCTTGAGCTAAGCAGTATTATGAGCAAACAGTTTCCAGAAATGAAGATTATCATTTTAAGTGGCCATGCCGAGTTTGAATATGCAAGAATGGCTTTGCAAATTGGCGTGCAAGAATACTGCTTAAAACCAATTAGTCCTACTGAACTCCTGAAGGTGCTCCATAAAGTCAGTGCTGAAATTGACAAAGAACGAGAAATAAAAACGCAGCTCCAACTACTCAAAGAGAAAGAACATGAAAATAGTACAATTTCACAAGACAAGCTATTGAATGATCTATGCAGTGGTTTCATGACCACTTCAGAAGTGATGCATCACAGTGCCTCTATTCAATTGAACATTATAGCTCATTATTATGTAGTTACCGTGCTAGATTTACGTGAAACAGAAGCAAACAAGCTTGAAGAGATGAATGCTATGCATGGCAATGAGCGCTTACTTTTGGACAAATGCATGAAACTAAAGGAGAACTATAAACAGTTGATGTTTCAGCGCAGCCGCTCTGAAAGCGTATGGATTATTAAGGGCGATACCTTAGAGAATTTAAAGCACGAATTACAGCTATTTCAGGATTTGCAAAATGCAATCTCTGAAGAAGCCCATTCGTTTCCTATTTCTATTGGTATTGGAAGTGTGCAGGATCGTCTTCAAAATGTACATCTATCCTTTCTTGATGCTATGGAAGATGTTCATTGGAGAAGGTTATCCCGTCAAAATCGGAATATGCTTAGCGAGATGAAGACAGAGACCTTAGATCCAACCCTTTTTTTAGATCGTGGTGCTTTTATGGATTTTTTGAAAATAGGGTCACATAACAAATTAGGTTCATTTGTTGCAGATTATGCCGCAGCGTTAGTCGATATAAATTGGCATTCATCGTCAATCGGATTCTACATTTTAAATGATGTGACCATCGAAGCTTTCCGTTCAAATAAAGACATGTATCGCCACCTTGCTGAGCCTGAAAAGTCGCTTCAACAATTCCAGCAAATGATAGGTAATATACGTACTTGGGAAGAAGCCTGTTCTTATTTAATCCATTTAATTGAACAGTTTTGGACGTGGCGTTCTCGTATCTACGATAAATATAGCGATATGATTACAAAAGTCAAAGAATACATACAATTGAATTTTGAAAAAGATAACTTCTCTTTACAAGATGCGGCCGAGTATGTAAATTTGAGTCCAAACTACTTGAGCCGAGTATTCAGTCAGGAAACAGGTCAAACCTTTATTGAATATTTAACACAAATACGTATTCGAAAAGCGATGGATCTGCTTAAAAGTACGTCAGCAAAATCTTATGAAATCGCTTTTTTAGTTGGCTATAATGACCCCCATTATTTTTCGAATTTATTCAAACGATTAACAAGGATGACACCAAAAGAATTTAGAAAAAATGGGACTGCTGATGAAGTACTTGATATCCTGAAGGGGGATTCTCTTCATGAGGAT
It contains:
- a CDS encoding ABC transporter substrate-binding protein — its product is MKKSLGVVLVASLMMMFTAACGNSGESKTASSTSAAATVSPSTAAVATAKADKKITMGFAQVGAESGWRSANTKSVQDSAKEAGIELKFSDAQQKQENQIKAIRTYIQQKVDIISFSPVVESGWDTVLKEAKDAGIPVILTDRAVDSKDTSLYRTFIGSDFVEEGRSAGKWLVDKYKDTKEAVNIVELQGTTGSAPANDRKAGFGEIIKSNPNLKIIASQTGDFTRAKGKEVMQAFLKANKNINVLYAHNDDMALGAIQAIEEAGLKPGKDIIIISVDGVKDGFVAASEGKINFIVECNPLLGGQLMQAAKDVLSGKELPKRIVTKEGVFTSEDAKRELPNRQY
- a CDS encoding cache domain-containing sensor histidine kinase, translated to MMLAAQLATDIDNVFTDTKKLLELEKNPNVLHFLFSQTDSNLDAREILQTMSSYRETYQYDSVLNITMINLYGRGISERKGVFQLNRNALRNPHFEYLIQNPEAVLNIPPDDPSSLDPLDGFQYKNHHIISIVSTVKQRVTHEVIGFIIIDVDDSIVKRFYDNVTIGKSGFFYVADNIGNAIFLPSKAANYSKWLHNKNISSIIENKNNEYVDSSEGKPEFIVTSPSTSTGWNIVGVVPLQEIVEEANSIRQLIIISVMLSIIFAITLHFFVSTRLTRPVRILKNKMQLAASGFLEAKVVLAGTDEISDLGNSFNIMIGKIRMLLDQSIKEQQEIKKSELRALQAQINPHFLYNTLDSILWLAQSEKKDQVVQMVMALSKLFRISLSKGRDWITLEKEIEHLQSYLTIQQMRYRDILDYEIAIDSSLHSLLILKMTLQPIVENALYHGLKNKRGKGLIRITARIGDEDNFLIVIEDNGKGISEDRLGQLRKDLMEPHTPKETGNEVSGGFGLHNVHRRIRLYYGEAYGVQVDSIEGEGTIVTIRIPCDWG
- a CDS encoding response regulator translates to MKKILLVDDEILIREIIRDCVDWEKEGFIYCGDASDGEVALPIIERVQPDILITDILMPFMNGLELSSIMSKQFPEMKIIILSGHAEFEYARMALQIGVQEYCLKPISPTELLKVLHKVSAEIDKEREIKTQLQLLKEKEHENSTISQDKLLNDLCSGFMTTSEVMHHSASIQLNIIAHYYVVTVLDLRETEANKLEEMNAMHGNERLLLDKCMKLKENYKQLMFQRSRSESVWIIKGDTLENLKHELQLFQDLQNAISEEAHSFPISIGIGSVQDRLQNVHLSFLDAMEDVHWRRLSRQNRNMLSEMKTETLDPTLFLDRGAFMDFLKIGSHNKLGSFVADYAAALVDINWHSSSIGFYILNDVTIEAFRSNKDMYRHLAEPEKSLQQFQQMIGNIRTWEEACSYLIHLIEQFWTWRSRIYDKYSDMITKVKEYIQLNFEKDNFSLQDAAEYVNLSPNYLSRVFSQETGQTFIEYLTQIRIRKAMDLLKSTSAKSYEIAFLVGYNDPHYFSNLFKRLTRMTPKEFRKNGTADEVLDILKGDSLHEDD